A window of Microbacterium sp. BK668 genomic DNA:
ATCGTCGGGTTATGAGCCCGCTGCCTTGACCAGCTTGGCCACCGCCCCTCGCGCCCTGCGGACGCGCAACGAGCCTACAACGGTCGGGAATGACACGCTTGTCATTCCGCCCGGCCGTGGGCGATAATGGGGCAGCACAACCGAAGAGCCGTCGCGGTTCCGTTCAGGTCGTTGGGGAAGACGTACCTGGCGAAACGGAGAGACCATGGCGACACCACAAGCGCGTGGAGTGATCTACATCCACTCCGCGCCGCGCGCGTTGTGCCCCCACCTCGAGTGGGCCGTCGGGCGCGCCCTCGGGCGCCCCGTGAGCTTCGACTGGGACGACCAGCCCGTGCTGTCGGGCAGTCGCCGCACCGAGTTCTACTGGGAAGGACCCGGCGGGACCGGGGCGGCTCTGGCCACGGCGATCCGCGGCTGGGAGCACCTCCGGTTCGAGGTGAGCGAGGACCCCACGCCGCGCAGCGACGGCGGGCGCTGGATGCACACGCCGGGGCTCGGCATCCACTATGCGCAGACGGACACCGCGGGCAACGTCGTGATCGGCGAGGACCGCGTGCGCTACGCGATGGAGGTTGCGGCCGGGGATCCGGTCGAGCTGCAGCGCGAGCTGGAAGTCGCGCTCGGAGCGGCGTGGGACGAGGAGCTGGAGCCGTTCCGGCATGCGAGCGACGATGCCCCGGTGGTGTGGCTGCACAAGGTGGGATGACCGCACCGCGCGCACGAGGGCGGGTGAGGCGCCACTACCGGTGATCGGAGGCCAGAAACCCGGAGGCTGGGAACGCGAATCGCCGCCCGTCACGAGAGAGGCCCCGGGAACCGTCGGGTTCCCGGGGCCTCTCCGCGCGGAGACGCAGATCAGACGGAGGCGAACGCGGCGACCGCGTTGTGCCCGCCGAATCCGAACGAGTTGCTGATCGCGAGCTGCTGGCCGTCGCCGAGCGGCTGGCCGTCGCCCGAGATCCGGAAGGGCACCTCGGGGTCCTGCGTCGTGATGTTGATCGTCGGCGGCGCGGTGCGCTCGCGCAGCGCGAGAACCGTGAAGATCGCTTCGAGCGCCCCCGTCCCGCCGAGGAGGTGCCCCGTCGAGGCCTTGGTGGCCGAGACGGGGATGTCGTCGATGCGCGCTCCGAAGACCGACTTCAAGGCGACGTACTCGTTCGGATCGCCGACCGGGGTCGAGGTCGCGTGCGCGTTGATGTGCGTCACGTCGTCGGGGGAGGCATCCGCCATCTCGAGCGCGAGTCGCACCGCGCGTGCGGCTCCCGTGCCCTCCGGGTCGTTGGCGGTGATGTGGTAGGAGTCGGCTGTCACGCCGCCGCCGACGACGGCGGCGTAGATCTTCGCGCCCCGCGCTTTGGCGTGTTCCTCGGTCTCGAGGATGAGAACCGCCGCACCCTCGCCCATGACGAAGCCATCGCGGTCGACACTGCCGGGTCGCGACGCCGTCTCCGGAGAGTCGTTGCGCCGCGACAGAGCCTGCATCGACGAGAACGCGGCGATCGTGACGGGATGGATCACCGACTCCGTGCCGCCCGCGATCACCACGTCGGCAAGGCCCGAGCGCAGATGCTCGATCGCGTTCACGATCGACTCCGTGCTCGAGGCGCACGCGCTGGCAACGGTGCGCGCGTAGGCGCGGGCGTTGAAGTGCAGCGACAGGTTGCCGGCCGCGGCGTTGGGCATGAGCATCGGCACCGTCATCGGGAGGACCCGGCGCGGCCCCTTCTCCCGGAGCGTGTCCCAGCCGTCGAGGAGCGTCCAGAGACCTCCGATGCCGGTGGCGAAATCGACGCCGAGGCGCTCCGGCTCGACGTCGGGAGCTCCGGCGTCCTCCCAGGCCTCGATCGCCGCGACGAGCGCGAACTGCGACGACGGGTCGAGACGCTTGGCCACCGGCCGGTCGAGGACCGTGTCGGGACGGACCTTGGCCTCGGCGGCGAAGGAGACGGGGAGGCCGTACCGCTCGGCCCAGTCGTTCTCCAGCGTGTGCGCACCGGATTCGCCGGCGAGGAGCGCGGACCAGCTCTCGGGAGCCGTGCCGCCGAGGGGCGACGACGCGCCGATGCCGGTCACGACGATGCGGGAGTTGCTCATGTCGTTTTGAATCCTCGTATGTGAGCCGGTGGGGGCCGCAGCCCCCACCGGGGCCTCGCGTCAGCGAGCCGGGGGTATGGGGCGCAGCCCCGCGCCGGGATGGCTACGCCTGGTTGGACGTGATGAACGTGACGGCGTCGCCGACGGTCTTGAGGTTCTTCACCTCGTCGTCGGGGATGGTGACGCCGAACTTCTCCTCCGCATTGACGACGATGGTCATCATCGAGATGGAGTCGATGTCGAGGTCGTCGGTGAACGACTTGTCGAGCGCGACCTCGTCGGCCGAGATGCCGGTCTCGTCGGTGATGAGTTCTGCGAGCCCTGCGAGGACCTCGTCGTTGGTGAATGCCATGGGTTGTCTCCTGTTTCTGAGGGGGTTCTCGGGTCCGGGGGCGGACCGTGGTTCAGTCTATGGTCGGGTTGCCGCGCGTCACGGGAGGCGGACGACCTGGGCGCCGAAGACGAGCCCGGCGCCGAAGCCGATCTGCAGCGCCAGTCCGCCGCTCAGCTCCGGGTGCTCCTCGAGCAGCCGGTGGGTGGCGAGAGGGATGGATGCCGCCGAGGTGTTGCCGGTCGTCTCGATGTCGCGTCCGATCACGACGGTCTCGGGAAGGCCGAGCTGCTTGGCGAACTCGTCGATGATGCGCATGTTGGCCTGGTGGGGAACGAAGGCGGCCAGATCGGATGCCTCGACACCTGCGGCCTCGAGGGCCTGCCGCGCCACCTTCACCATCTCCCACACCGCCCAGCGGAAGACCGTCGGCCCCTCCTGGCGAAGGGTCGGCCACGGCGCCTCGCCGTCGCGGAACTCGGTCAGGGTGTAGTTCATGCCGACGGCGTCGGCCTTCGAGCCGTCGGAGCCCCACACGGTGGGACCGATGCCGGGGGAGTCGCTCGGACCGATCACGACGGCGCCGGCGCCGTCGCCGAGGAGGAACGAGATGCTCCGGTCGGCGGGGTCGACGATGTCGCTGAGCTTCTCGGCTCCCACGACGACGACGTAGTTCGCGATGCCCCCGCGGATGAGCGCGTCCGCCTGCGCGACGCCGTACGCGAACCCTGCGCAGGCCGCGTTCAGGTCGAACGCTGCCGCGGGATTGGCTCCGACCCGGTCGGCGACGATGGCCGAGACCGACGGCGTCTGCTTCGGATTGCTCACGGTCGCGACGATCACGGCATCGACGTCGGATGCCGGCACCCCGGAGCGCTCGATGGCCTCCCGCGCGGCATCCGTCGCCAGCTCGATGGCCGTCGTCTCCTTGACCGCACGCGTACGCGTGACGATGCCGGTGCGCTGGCGGATCCACTCGTCGCTGGAGTCGATCGGTCCGACGAGCTCTTCGTTCGGGACGGCGATCTCGCCGCGCGCCGCGCCGTACGAGTAGATGCGGGTATGCGCCGGCCCCGTGGGCTGGATCAGCGGACGGGTCATGCCGTCTCTCCGTTCAGGAGGGCGTCTGCCGACGCCAGATCGTCGGGCGTCTTCAGCGCCACACCCGGGACGCCGCGCAGGGCGCGCTTGGCGAGACCGACGAGCGTCCCGGCGGGGCTGAGCTCGACCAGGCCTGTGACGCCGGCATCGGCGAAGGAGGTCATGCAGAGGTCCCAGCGGACGGGAGAGGCGACCTGCTCGACGAGGAGGTCGCGATACGCGGCGCCGGACTCCACTACGGACCCGTCGCGATTGGTCCACACGCGCAGCGCCGGGTCGTTGGTCGCGACCTGCGACGCCGCGTCGCGGAGCTTGTCGACCGCCGGCGCCATGTAGCGGGTGTGGAAGGCTCCGGCGACCTGCAGAGGAATGACGCGGGTACCCGCGACCGGGTCGGCGGCGAGCTTCTGCAGCGCGTCGAGGGCTCCCGCCGCGACGAGCTGTCCGCCGCCGTTGTAGTTCGCGGGCGTGAGGTCGAGCTCTTCGAGCCGCGAGACGACGGATGCCTCGTCGCCGCCGATGACGGCGCTCATCCCGGTCTGCTCCGCCGCCGCAGCCTCGGCCATCGCGCGCCCCCGGATACCCACGAGCCGGAGGGCATCCTCTTCGGACAGGACGCCGGCCGCGGCGGCCGCGGCGAACTCGCCCACGGAATGGCCGGCGACACCGGACACTCGGCCGCGCCCGTCCAGTGAGTTCCACGACAGCAGGCTCGCCGCCACGATCAGCGGCTGGGCGACCCGGGTGTCGCGGATGCGGTCGGCATCCCACTCCGTGCCCGCGGCAATGAGGTCGACGTCCGCCCACTCGGAGTACTGGGCAAGCCGTTCGCGAGCGCCGTCGCGCTCGAGCCAGGGGGCGAGAAATCCGGGGGACTGAGAGCCCTGCCCGGGAAAGACCGCGATGATCACCAGTCCATCCTCCCAAGGATCGGATCCGGCCCTCTGGCGAGAAGCGCAAAGAAATGCCGGACTGCTTTGTGTGCGGGGTACAGAGTCATCCGTGCGGACGACGGGATGCCGGAGCCCTTCGCCGCGTCGCGTCGGTGCCGATCGAGCCGAGGATGAGAGCGGTCTGCAGAATGAGAGCCTCGCGCGGGCCCGTGGCATCCCACCCGATGACGTCCGACACGCGCTTGAGCCGGTATCGCACCGTGTTCGGGTGCACGAACAGCTCGCGCGCCGTCGCCTCGAGAGACCGGCCGTTGTCGAGGTAGCTCCACAGCGTCGCGACCAGATCCGCGCTGTGCTGCTGGAGAGGCCGGTAGATCCGCTCGACGAGCGTCTGCTTCGCCAGCGGGTCGCCGGCGAGCGCGCGCTCGGGCAGCAGGTCGTCCGCTTCCACGGGGCGGGGCGCATGACGCCACGCGCGCGCGACGGCGAAGCCGGCGAGGGAGGCACGTGCGCTCTGACTCGCGTCCACGAGCGCCGGGACGGCGGGACCGAGCACGAGGTGCCCCGTGCCGAACCCGGGCTCGAGCCGCCGCGCGATCTCGGGGAAGGGGAGCTCAGCGGTGAGCTCGTCGCTGCGGGCGGGCAGCTCGGCGCGCCCGAGGACGAGCACGAGCCGCGACCCCTGCACGCCGATCAGCACGTCGACCCCCAGCTTGCGCGCCGTGCGGCGCAGCTGATCGACGTCGAGCATCGGGGGGGTGGTGCCGACGAGCACCGCGACCTCACCGTGCCCGTGCCACCCGAGGGCCGCGATGCGGCTGGGCAGCTCCTCGTCCGCCTCACCCGTCAGGATCGAGTCGACGACGAGGGCCTCCAGTCGCGCATCCCACAAGCCCCTCGTCTCGGCGGCACGCGCGTACACGTCGGCGGCCGCGAATGCGACCTCGCGCGAGTAGAGGAGCATCGCCTCGCGCAGATCCTCGCTCTTGCTCGCGACGCGCTCCTCGGTCACCTCGACCGTGACGCGGATGAGCTGGAGCGTCTGCTGCAGGCTGACGCTGCGCAGCAGCTCGCGGGGCGCCGCCGCGAAGATGTCGGCCGCGATCCATGGCGTCGAGTTGGGGTCGTCGTACCACTGGATGAACGACGTGATGCCCGCCTGCGCCACGAGCCCGACGGCGGACCGCCGAGCCGGCGGCATCTCGGCGTACCAGGGGAGCGTGTCCTCCAGGCGCTTCATCGTCACCGTCGCGAGGTCGCCCGAGATGCGGCGCAGCCAGGCGAGCGTCTCCGTCTTGTCCATCGGCGAGGAAGGGGCGGGCATCCGCCGGATCAGCTCTCGCCGCCTGCGTTGCCGCTCGTGCCGGCCGTCACGTCGTGCAGGCGGTACTTCTCGATCGCCTGGGCCGCGAGGCTGCGGTCCACGATGCCGTCCTCGGCGAGAGCCTGGAGCGTGCGGACCACGACGGAGGGGCCGTCGATCTTGAAGAAGCGACGGGCTGCCGGGCGGGTGTCCGAGAAGCCGAAGCCGTCGGCGCCGAGCGTCGCGAAGCGGTGCTGCACCCACGGACGGATCTGGTCCTGGACCGCATGCATCCAGTCGCTGACCGCGATGACGGGGCCGGGGGTGTCGCGGAGCTTCTCGGTGATGTACGCCGTGCGCGGCTCCTGATCGGGGTGCAGGAAGTTGTGCTCGTCGGCGGCGAGGCCATCGCGACGCAGCTCCGACCACGAGGTCACCGACCAGACGTCCGCCTGCACGCCCCAGTCGTCACGGAGGAGCTGCTGCGCCTCGAGCGCCCACGGCACCCCGACGCCCGACGCGAGGATCTGGGCGCGGGCGCCCTCGCCCTCGGGGCTCGAGATGCGGTGGATGCCCCGCACGATGCCTTCGACGTCGACGCCCTCGGGCTCGGCCGGCTGCACGAGCGGCTCGTTGTACACCGTGAGGTAGTACATGACGTTGGGGTCGGCATGAGTGCCGCCGTACATCCGCTCGAGACCCGATCGGACGATGTGCGCGATCTCGTACCCGTAGGCGGGGTCGTACGAGACCGTCGCAGGGTTGGTCGACGCGAGCAGCTGCGAGTGTCCGTCGGCGTGCTGGAGGCCCTCGCCCGTGAGGGTGGTGCGTCCTGCCGTCGCCCCGATGATGAAGCCGCGCGCCATCTGATCGCCCGCCGCCCACTGGGCGTCGCCCGTGCGCTGGAAGCCGAACATGGAGTAGAAGACGTAGACCGGGATGAGCGGCTCGCCGTGCGTCGAGTACGACGTCCCCGTCCCCGTGAACGCGGCGACGGCGCCCGCCTCGTTGATGCCGACGTGCAGGATCTGGCCCTGCGGGCTCTCCTTGTACGCCAGGAGCAGCTGACGGTCGACCGACGTGTAGTTTTGACCGTTCGGGTTGTAGATCTTCGCCGTCGGGAAGTAGGCGTCGATGCCGAACGTGCGGGCCTCGTCGGGGATGATCGGGACGATCCGGTTGCCGAAGTCCTTCGCGCGCAGCAGGTCCTTCAGGAGGCGCACGAACGCCATCGTCGTGGCGACCTCCTGCGTACCGGACCCCTTCTTGGGAAGCGCGTAGGTCTCGTCGCCGGGGAGCGTGATCGGAACGTGGTGCGACCGGCGCTCCGGCAGGAATCCGCCCAGGGCGCGGCGGCGCTCCACCATGTACCGGATCGTCTCGTCCTCGCCTCCGGGGTGGAAGTAGGGCGGAAGGTAGGGGTTCTCCTCGAGCTGCTCGTCCGAGATCGGGATGCGCATCGAGTCGCGGAAGTGCTTGAGGTCCTCGAGCGTCATCTTCTTCATCTGGTGGGTCGCGTTGCGACCCTCGAAGTGGTGCCCCAGGCCATAGCCCTTGATGGTCTTCGCGAGGATGACGGTGGGCTGACCCTTGTGCTCGGTGGCGGCCTTGTACGCCGCGTAGACCTTGCGGTAGTCGAGTCCGCCGCGACGCAGGTCGCCCCAGATCTGCTCGTCCGTCCAGTCTTTCACCAGGGCGGCGGCGCGCTCGTCGCGGCCGAAGAAGTGGTCGCGGATGAACTTGCCGTCCTCGGCGCGGTACGTCTGGAAGTCGCCGTCGGGCGTCGTGTTCATGAGGTGGACGAGGGCGCCGTCCTTGTCGTTGGCGAGGAGCTGATCCCAGCCGCTGCCCCACACGACCTTGATGACGTTCCATCCGGCGCCCCGGAAGAAGCTCTCCAGCTCCTGGATGATCTTGCCGTTGCCGCGGACAGGGCCGTCCAGACGCTGCAGGTTGCAGTTGACGACGAACGTGAGGTTGTCCAGGCCCTCGTTCGCAGCGACCTGCAGCTGCCCGCGGCTCTCGACCTCGTCCATCTCGCCGTCGCCGAGGAAGGCCCACACCCGCGAGCTCGAGAGGTCCTTGATCCCGCGGTTGGTGAGGTACTTGTTCGTCATCGCCTGGTAGATGGCGTTGATCGGGCCGAGTCCCATCGAGACCGTGGGGAACTGCCAGTACTCGGGCATGAGGCGCGGGTGCGGGTACGACGGGATGCCGTCGGGGGCCTTGGACTTCTCCTGGCGGAAGCCGTCGAGCTGCTGCGCGCTCAGGCGGCCTTCGAGGAACGACCGCGCGTAGATGCCGGGGGAGGCGTGACCCTGGATGAAGATCTGGTCGCCGCCGGAGGGGTCGTCGAGGCCGCGGAAGAAGTGGTTGAAGCCGACCTCGTACAGCGAGGCGGACGACGCGTACGTGGAGATGTGGCCGCCGACCCCGATGCCCGGGCGCTGCGCGCGGTGCACGGTGATGGCCGCGTTCCAGCGGATCCATCGCCGGTAGCGGCGCTCGAGCTCCTCGTCGCCGGGGAACTCCGGCTCGTTCTCGGGCGCGATGGTGTTGATGTAGTCCGTCGTCGGGACCTGCGGCACGTTCAGCTGCAGCTCGTGCGACTTCTGCAGCAGGCTCAGCATGATCTCGCGGCCACGGCCGGATCCCTTCGCCTTCACGAGCTGCTGCAGGGACTCCTGCCACTCGGAGGTCTCTTCCGGGTCGCTGTCGAGCGGGCCCTGGGAGTACGGATCCTGATCGTTGACAGTCACAAGAGACCTTTCTTCATCTGGCAGGTCGTGCCAGGGATTCGGATTCGGATGCTGTCGGCTTTGTCTGCTTTCGACAACGCATCGCCCCTCAGCCTAGCGAGTCCGCAGGTGTCCGGATTGCCCGGCGCCTAGACTGTCCGGGCGGGCCTTTAGCTCAGCTGGTAGAGCGCCACGTTTACACCGTGGATGTCGTCGGTTCGATCCCGGCAGGGCCCACCGTCACCTCGTGCGGTCCTCACCCGCCCGCGGATCTCCGTCGCGGTCCTCGCGCTGGTGCGAGACGACGTGCGGCAGCGCGAAGTCCTCATAGCCGGGCTGCCCGAGCCGTGAGTGCCGTCGCGAGTACGCGAAGTAGATGACGAAGCCGATCGCCAGCCAGATGAGGAAGCGCAGCCAGGTCTCGACGGTCAGATTCAGCATCAGGTAGAGGCTGATGAGCGCGGAGAGCGCCGGCAGCCACGGACTGAAGGGGACACGGAAGCTGCGCGGGAGGTCAGGCCGCTTCCGGCGGAGCACGATCACGCCTACGGCGACGAGGACGAACGCCGAGAGAGTGCCGATGTTGACCATCTCCTCCAGGACGCCGATCGGCGTGAATCCGGCGACCACGGCCACGATGATCGTGACGAGGATGGAGATCACCCACGGTGTGCGCAGCCGCGGGTGGACCTTCGCCAGTCCCGCCGGAAGCAGCGCGTCGCGGCACATCGCGAAGATGATGCGGGTCGCGCCGATGAGGAGGGTCAGCACCACCGTGGTCAGGCCTGCCACCGCGCCGGCGGAGATGAGCGTCGCCATCCAATCGGCGCCGTGGTACACGAACGCGTTCGCGAGCGCCGCGGCCGGGTCGAGCTCCTGGTACGGCACCATGCCGGTGACCACGAGCGAGACGGCGCAGTACAGGAGCGTGCAGATCAGGAGCGAGGCGATGATGCCGATCGGCATGTCGCGCTGCGGGTTCTTCGTCTCCTCGGCCGTCGTGGCGACGACGTCGAAGCCGATGTAGGCGAAGAAGACGAGGGCTGCGCCGGCGAAGATGCCGCCGACGCCGAACGCCGTCGGCTCGACTCCCGAGAGGAACTGCAGAAGCGGCTGGGTGAGCCCCGACGCCGCTTCGGTGGGCTGAGCGGGCGGGACGAACGGCGACCAGTTCGCGGGACTGATGAACAGGATCCCGGCGACGATGACGAAGAGCACGATGAAGATCTTGACCGCGACGAGCACCATGTTGACGCGCAACGACTCCTTGATGCCGAAGGTCATCAGGGCGCCGAGAACGACCACGAGCAGGATCGCCATGAGGTCCACGGTCCCGCCGTAGCCGATCGCCTCGGGGATCGGGAACCCGAGCTGATCCATGAGGGTCCCGAGATACGCGCTCCACCCCTGCGCGACGACGCTCGCGCCGAGGAACATCTCGAGGATGAGATCCCAGCCGATGATCCACGCGAAGAGCTCTCCGAGCGAGGAGTACGAGAACGTGTACGCGGAGCCGGCCACCGGCACGGTGGAGGCGAACTCCGCGTAGCAGAGGGCGGCCAGGGCGCACGCGATCGCGGCCACGACGAAGCTGATCACGATCGCGGGCCCGGCGACATCGTGCGCCGCTCGCCCCGTGAGCGTGAAGATGCCGGCGCCGATCACCACGCCGACGCCGAAGACCGTCAGATCGAGGGCGCTCAGGGATTTCTTGAGACGGAACTCCGGCTCATCGGTGTCGGCGATCGCCTGCTCGACAGATTTCGTGCGCAGGATGCTCATCGCATGCTCCTTGACATCGGGGACCCGGCTTCGCATGCTAGCCCTCGACCCGGCACGGCGTCGACGGCCCGCGATAGGTTTGACGACGTGAAAGCCAGCCCCGCAGACCAGCGCCGCCTCCTCGATCTGGCCGACCTCGACGCGCGCATCGCCCGTGCCGATGCCGCTCGGAAGAACCCGCCGCAGGCCGCCCGGGTGAGCGAGCTGATCGCCCGCCGTCAGGAGCTGAGCCAGGAGCTGACGACGCGCCTGGGTGCGCGCGATGACCTGCGCGCCGAGATCAAGCGGATCGAGTCCGACGTCGCCGTCGTCGACGCGCGCCGCGCCCGGGACTCCGAGCGCCTCGCCGCATCCTCGAACTCGAAGGAGGCTCAGGGGCTCGAAAGCGAGCTCGCCTCTCTCGCTCGGCGCAAGAATGATCTCGAGGATGCCGAGCTCGACGTGATGGACCGTCTCGAGCAGGCCGAGGC
This region includes:
- a CDS encoding DUF3145 domain-containing protein, whose amino-acid sequence is MATPQARGVIYIHSAPRALCPHLEWAVGRALGRPVSFDWDDQPVLSGSRRTEFYWEGPGGTGAALATAIRGWEHLRFEVSEDPTPRSDGGRWMHTPGLGIHYAQTDTAGNVVIGEDRVRYAMEVAAGDPVELQRELEVALGAAWDEELEPFRHASDDAPVVWLHKVG
- a CDS encoding beta-ketoacyl-[acyl-carrier-protein] synthase family protein — encoded protein: MSNSRIVVTGIGASSPLGGTAPESWSALLAGESGAHTLENDWAERYGLPVSFAAEAKVRPDTVLDRPVAKRLDPSSQFALVAAIEAWEDAGAPDVEPERLGVDFATGIGGLWTLLDGWDTLREKGPRRVLPMTVPMLMPNAAAGNLSLHFNARAYARTVASACASSTESIVNAIEHLRSGLADVVIAGGTESVIHPVTIAAFSSMQALSRRNDSPETASRPGSVDRDGFVMGEGAAVLILETEEHAKARGAKIYAAVVGGGVTADSYHITANDPEGTGAARAVRLALEMADASPDDVTHINAHATSTPVGDPNEYVALKSVFGARIDDIPVSATKASTGHLLGGTGALEAIFTVLALRERTAPPTINITTQDPEVPFRISGDGQPLGDGQQLAISNSFGFGGHNAVAAFASV
- a CDS encoding acyl carrier protein → MAFTNDEVLAGLAELITDETGISADEVALDKSFTDDLDIDSISMMTIVVNAEEKFGVTIPDDEVKNLKTVGDAVTFITSNQA
- a CDS encoding beta-ketoacyl-ACP synthase III, whose amino-acid sequence is MTRPLIQPTGPAHTRIYSYGAARGEIAVPNEELVGPIDSSDEWIRQRTGIVTRTRAVKETTAIELATDAAREAIERSGVPASDVDAVIVATVSNPKQTPSVSAIVADRVGANPAAAFDLNAACAGFAYGVAQADALIRGGIANYVVVVGAEKLSDIVDPADRSISFLLGDGAGAVVIGPSDSPGIGPTVWGSDGSKADAVGMNYTLTEFRDGEAPWPTLRQEGPTVFRWAVWEMVKVARQALEAAGVEASDLAAFVPHQANMRIIDEFAKQLGLPETVVIGRDIETTGNTSAASIPLATHRLLEEHPELSGGLALQIGFGAGLVFGAQVVRLP
- a CDS encoding ACP S-malonyltransferase, whose amino-acid sequence is MIIAVFPGQGSQSPGFLAPWLERDGARERLAQYSEWADVDLIAAGTEWDADRIRDTRVAQPLIVAASLLSWNSLDGRGRVSGVAGHSVGEFAAAAAAGVLSEEDALRLVGIRGRAMAEAAAAEQTGMSAVIGGDEASVVSRLEELDLTPANYNGGGQLVAAGALDALQKLAADPVAGTRVIPLQVAGAFHTRYMAPAVDKLRDAASQVATNDPALRVWTNRDGSVVESGAAYRDLLVEQVASPVRWDLCMTSFADAGVTGLVELSPAGTLVGLAKRALRGVPGVALKTPDDLASADALLNGETA
- a CDS encoding PucR family transcriptional regulator, whose protein sequence is MPAPSSPMDKTETLAWLRRISGDLATVTMKRLEDTLPWYAEMPPARRSAVGLVAQAGITSFIQWYDDPNSTPWIAADIFAAAPRELLRSVSLQQTLQLIRVTVEVTEERVASKSEDLREAMLLYSREVAFAAADVYARAAETRGLWDARLEALVVDSILTGEADEELPSRIAALGWHGHGEVAVLVGTTPPMLDVDQLRRTARKLGVDVLIGVQGSRLVLVLGRAELPARSDELTAELPFPEIARRLEPGFGTGHLVLGPAVPALVDASQSARASLAGFAVARAWRHAPRPVEADDLLPERALAGDPLAKQTLVERIYRPLQQHSADLVATLWSYLDNGRSLEATARELFVHPNTVRYRLKRVSDVIGWDATGPREALILQTALILGSIGTDATRRRAPASRRPHG
- the aceE gene encoding pyruvate dehydrogenase (acetyl-transferring), homodimeric type; this translates as MTVNDQDPYSQGPLDSDPEETSEWQESLQQLVKAKGSGRGREIMLSLLQKSHELQLNVPQVPTTDYINTIAPENEPEFPGDEELERRYRRWIRWNAAITVHRAQRPGIGVGGHISTYASSASLYEVGFNHFFRGLDDPSGGDQIFIQGHASPGIYARSFLEGRLSAQQLDGFRQEKSKAPDGIPSYPHPRLMPEYWQFPTVSMGLGPINAIYQAMTNKYLTNRGIKDLSSSRVWAFLGDGEMDEVESRGQLQVAANEGLDNLTFVVNCNLQRLDGPVRGNGKIIQELESFFRGAGWNVIKVVWGSGWDQLLANDKDGALVHLMNTTPDGDFQTYRAEDGKFIRDHFFGRDERAAALVKDWTDEQIWGDLRRGGLDYRKVYAAYKAATEHKGQPTVILAKTIKGYGLGHHFEGRNATHQMKKMTLEDLKHFRDSMRIPISDEQLEENPYLPPYFHPGGEDETIRYMVERRRALGGFLPERRSHHVPITLPGDETYALPKKGSGTQEVATTMAFVRLLKDLLRAKDFGNRIVPIIPDEARTFGIDAYFPTAKIYNPNGQNYTSVDRQLLLAYKESPQGQILHVGINEAGAVAAFTGTGTSYSTHGEPLIPVYVFYSMFGFQRTGDAQWAAGDQMARGFIIGATAGRTTLTGEGLQHADGHSQLLASTNPATVSYDPAYGYEIAHIVRSGLERMYGGTHADPNVMYYLTVYNEPLVQPAEPEGVDVEGIVRGIHRISSPEGEGARAQILASGVGVPWALEAQQLLRDDWGVQADVWSVTSWSELRRDGLAADEHNFLHPDQEPRTAYITEKLRDTPGPVIAVSDWMHAVQDQIRPWVQHRFATLGADGFGFSDTRPAARRFFKIDGPSVVVRTLQALAEDGIVDRSLAAQAIEKYRLHDVTAGTSGNAGGES
- a CDS encoding amino acid permease; the protein is MSILRTKSVEQAIADTDEPEFRLKKSLSALDLTVFGVGVVIGAGIFTLTGRAAHDVAGPAIVISFVVAAIACALAALCYAEFASTVPVAGSAYTFSYSSLGELFAWIIGWDLILEMFLGASVVAQGWSAYLGTLMDQLGFPIPEAIGYGGTVDLMAILLVVVLGALMTFGIKESLRVNMVLVAVKIFIVLFVIVAGILFISPANWSPFVPPAQPTEAASGLTQPLLQFLSGVEPTAFGVGGIFAGAALVFFAYIGFDVVATTAEETKNPQRDMPIGIIASLLICTLLYCAVSLVVTGMVPYQELDPAAALANAFVYHGADWMATLISAGAVAGLTTVVLTLLIGATRIIFAMCRDALLPAGLAKVHPRLRTPWVISILVTIIVAVVAGFTPIGVLEEMVNIGTLSAFVLVAVGVIVLRRKRPDLPRSFRVPFSPWLPALSALISLYLMLNLTVETWLRFLIWLAIGFVIYFAYSRRHSRLGQPGYEDFALPHVVSHQREDRDGDPRAGEDRTR
- a CDS encoding C4-type zinc ribbon domain-containing protein, whose product is MKASPADQRRLLDLADLDARIARADAARKNPPQAARVSELIARRQELSQELTTRLGARDDLRAEIKRIESDVAVVDARRARDSERLAASSNSKEAQGLESELASLARRKNDLEDAELDVMDRLEQAEASVSEQEALIAEINAEGGRLSAEGKQAVADATAAFEQATRDRAATAGAIGADLLGLYDRIATRTTGAGLLRRGTCEACNMVLSGTDLQAIRQATPDTVVTCPECGAVLVRTEESGL